A genomic segment from Luteibacter aegosomatis encodes:
- a CDS encoding TonB-dependent receptor gives MSFASSRGTPRRLVIALSIATALAGGTAIAQDASSNAQPSNAPAKTATLQTVTVTAEKRTEDLQKVPISMTVVTSEKLEAFGQAGDGVLQLASRAPSVYAETSYGREFPRFYIRGLGNSDFDLNASQPVSMVYDDIVQENPILKGFPLFDLEQVEVLRGPQGTLFGRNSPAGVIKFESRKPTQETEGYARVSYGSYGTANAEAALGGKLGGNWAGRVSAIAQHRDGWIDNEYNGKKDSLGGYNDRAVRLQALYKASDDFDALINVHARWLDGSAMVNRANAITPGSDQFVADFQRDKVAQDGRNDQHLFTWGSNLHLNWHFGDLNFASITGLERATTYSLGDVDGGYDASGTPATPGLGNRFVTPFYSETADALPKDRQITQEFRLSNDSSERLKWQVGTYYFDEDIAIANFSYDTLNNHALNGWVDQSQRTKAWAVFGSADYNFTDTFDVRAGARWSHDKRDFKAERFLGFTGPVGPLTSDPTDSRWSGDLTATWQLSDRANVYARVANGFRAPSVQGRINFANSISTAKPETITSYEVGFKSTSDDNKIRFNADVYKYNMHNQQLTAVGGATNVTQLINAKKTEGYGAEFDLEAYLTPQFYMTAGGSYNHTELKDRNLAVAPCGGGCTVLDPLNATGNALIDGNALPNAPKWIGTWTARYGIPYGESGEFFVYTDWNYRSEVNFFLYDSAEFRSKPFLEGGIRVGYNWDFGKREIALYGRNITNKQVITGGIDFNNRTAFVNDPRIIGVEFRAEL, from the coding sequence ATGTCCTTCGCAAGTTCGCGCGGCACGCCGCGACGTCTCGTCATTGCCCTGTCCATCGCCACGGCCCTCGCCGGCGGCACGGCCATCGCCCAGGACGCCTCGTCCAACGCGCAGCCGTCGAACGCGCCGGCCAAGACCGCCACGCTGCAGACGGTCACCGTCACCGCCGAAAAACGCACCGAAGACCTGCAGAAAGTGCCCATCTCGATGACGGTGGTCACCAGCGAAAAGCTCGAGGCCTTCGGCCAGGCCGGCGACGGCGTGCTGCAGCTCGCCTCGCGCGCGCCGAGCGTCTACGCCGAAACGTCCTACGGACGCGAGTTTCCGCGCTTCTACATCCGCGGCCTGGGCAACAGCGACTTCGACCTCAACGCCTCGCAGCCGGTGTCGATGGTCTACGACGACATCGTGCAGGAAAACCCCATCCTCAAGGGCTTCCCGCTGTTCGACCTGGAGCAGGTCGAAGTGCTCCGCGGCCCGCAGGGCACGCTGTTCGGCCGTAACTCCCCCGCCGGCGTGATCAAGTTCGAATCGCGCAAGCCCACGCAGGAAACCGAGGGCTACGCCCGCGTATCCTACGGCTCGTACGGCACCGCCAACGCCGAGGCGGCGCTCGGCGGCAAGCTCGGCGGCAACTGGGCCGGCCGCGTGTCCGCCATCGCGCAGCATCGCGACGGCTGGATCGACAACGAATACAACGGCAAGAAGGACTCGCTCGGCGGCTACAACGATCGCGCCGTGCGCCTGCAGGCCCTCTACAAGGCTTCGGACGACTTCGACGCGCTGATCAACGTGCATGCGCGCTGGCTCGACGGCAGCGCGATGGTCAACCGCGCCAACGCCATCACGCCGGGCAGCGATCAGTTCGTGGCCGACTTCCAGCGCGACAAGGTCGCCCAGGACGGCCGCAACGACCAGCACCTGTTCACCTGGGGCAGCAACCTGCACCTGAACTGGCACTTCGGCGACCTCAACTTCGCCTCGATCACGGGCCTGGAGCGCGCTACCACGTATAGCCTCGGCGACGTCGACGGCGGCTACGACGCCTCCGGCACCCCGGCCACGCCGGGCCTGGGCAACCGCTTCGTCACCCCGTTCTATTCCGAGACGGCCGACGCGCTGCCCAAGGATCGCCAGATCACCCAGGAATTCCGCCTGTCCAACGACAGCTCGGAGCGCCTGAAGTGGCAGGTGGGTACGTATTACTTCGACGAGGACATCGCCATCGCGAACTTCTCGTACGACACGCTCAACAACCACGCGCTCAACGGCTGGGTGGACCAGAGCCAGCGCACCAAGGCCTGGGCGGTGTTCGGTTCGGCCGATTACAACTTCACCGACACCTTCGACGTGCGCGCCGGCGCGCGCTGGTCGCACGACAAGCGCGACTTCAAGGCGGAGCGATTCCTCGGCTTCACCGGCCCGGTGGGTCCGCTCACGTCCGATCCCACCGACTCGCGCTGGAGCGGCGACCTGACCGCCACCTGGCAGCTGTCCGATCGCGCCAATGTCTACGCCCGCGTGGCCAACGGCTTCCGCGCCCCCAGCGTGCAGGGCCGCATCAACTTCGCCAACTCGATCTCCACGGCCAAGCCCGAGACGATCACCTCGTACGAAGTGGGCTTCAAGTCGACGTCCGACGACAACAAGATCCGTTTCAACGCCGACGTCTACAAGTACAACATGCACAACCAGCAGCTGACGGCGGTGGGCGGCGCCACCAACGTCACGCAGCTGATCAACGCGAAGAAGACCGAAGGCTACGGCGCCGAGTTCGACCTCGAGGCCTACCTGACCCCGCAGTTCTACATGACCGCCGGCGGCAGCTACAACCACACCGAGCTCAAGGACCGCAATCTCGCCGTGGCCCCCTGCGGCGGCGGTTGCACCGTGCTCGACCCGCTCAACGCCACCGGCAACGCCCTCATCGACGGCAACGCGCTGCCCAACGCGCCGAAGTGGATCGGCACCTGGACCGCGCGCTATGGCATCCCGTACGGCGAAAGCGGCGAGTTCTTCGTCTACACCGACTGGAACTACCGCAGCGAGGTGAACTTCTTCCTGTACGACTCCGCGGAATTCCGCAGCAAGCCATTCCTCGAAGGCGGCATCCGCGTCGGTTACAACTGGGACTTCGGCAAGCGCGAGATCGCGCTGTATGGCCGCAACATCACCAACAAGCAGGTGATCACCGGCGGCATCGACTTCAACAATCGCACGGCGTTCGTCAATGATCCGCGGATCATCGGCGTGGAGTTCCGGGCGGAGTTGTAA
- a CDS encoding GntR family transcriptional regulator gives MSITWNDSVPIYRQLRERVVAMILDGALNEGDPLPSVRQVAGDFQINPLTVSKAYQELVDEQLVEKRRGLGMFVIDGAREALLKSERERFLREEWPALYARLQRMGLDLKTLLREADGPTEDPS, from the coding sequence ATGTCCATCACCTGGAACGACAGCGTCCCGATCTATCGCCAGCTACGCGAACGCGTCGTGGCCATGATCCTGGACGGCGCCTTGAACGAAGGCGACCCGCTGCCGTCGGTGCGCCAGGTAGCGGGTGATTTCCAGATCAACCCGCTCACCGTCTCCAAGGCGTACCAGGAGCTGGTCGACGAACAACTGGTTGAGAAACGGAGGGGTCTTGGCATGTTCGTGATCGATGGAGCGCGCGAAGCGCTGCTCAAGAGTGAAAGGGAGCGCTTCCTGCGCGAGGAATGGCCGGCACTGTACGCCCGCCTCCAGCGCATGGGCCTCGATCTGAAAACCCTGTTGCGTGAGGCCGATGGCCCCACAGAGGATCCGTCATGA
- a CDS encoding porin, whose translation MKKFPLTAAFWTMCGTAAAEGSPQAAIELYVDSATRQIYAEPGPGRQRLGRFVQAPDAPAPAVAPVPAERTVAAPAPAPSSKHWYDRIGIRGYVQMRYNQEVGGDAKDLKSPGDRYIGREQGFGIRRARVVISGDVTDRMSIYIQPDLASTPSGSSTGNFAQLRDAYADLWLDPEKTWRIRAGQSKIPYGWEDLQSSQNRLALDRADALNSAVRDERDLGVFLYWSPKEAKERFAYLQKSGLKGSGDYGMFGVGVYNGQGANRPDRNDRLHTVVHFSYPFKFANGQYLEVGADAYTGRYKVSTASATIEGRTFTPTVNESDAGSTDRRIAAHVVYYPQPFGFQAEWTVGEGPQLDVARRTIRTRSLRGGYAQLMYRFEGVNGVFIPYAKWQTYRGAAKFDTNAPKMSVDELEAGVEWQPSNAIELAVAFANMRRTDVSAAPYRRIDGKLLRMQLQVNY comes from the coding sequence ATGAAGAAATTTCCCCTTACCGCCGCTTTCTGGACGATGTGCGGGACCGCGGCCGCGGAAGGCTCACCGCAAGCGGCCATCGAGTTGTACGTGGATAGCGCCACCCGCCAGATCTACGCCGAGCCGGGTCCGGGCCGCCAGCGCCTTGGCCGGTTCGTGCAGGCCCCCGATGCGCCCGCCCCGGCCGTGGCGCCGGTGCCGGCGGAGCGGACGGTGGCCGCACCGGCACCGGCGCCGTCGTCGAAGCACTGGTACGACCGCATCGGCATCCGCGGTTACGTGCAGATGCGTTACAACCAGGAGGTCGGCGGGGATGCAAAGGATCTCAAATCTCCGGGTGATCGCTACATCGGCCGGGAGCAGGGTTTCGGTATCCGTCGTGCCCGCGTGGTGATCAGCGGTGACGTGACCGATCGCATGTCCATCTACATCCAGCCCGATCTGGCCAGCACGCCGTCGGGCTCGAGCACCGGCAACTTCGCCCAGTTGCGCGACGCTTACGCGGACCTCTGGCTCGACCCCGAAAAGACCTGGCGCATCCGCGCGGGCCAGTCGAAGATCCCCTATGGATGGGAAGACCTGCAATCGAGCCAGAACCGCCTGGCGCTCGATCGCGCCGATGCGCTGAATTCCGCCGTACGCGACGAGCGCGACCTCGGCGTATTCCTCTATTGGTCGCCGAAGGAAGCGAAGGAACGCTTCGCCTATCTGCAGAAGTCGGGGCTGAAGGGTTCGGGCGATTACGGCATGTTCGGCGTCGGCGTATACAACGGACAGGGGGCGAACCGTCCGGATCGCAACGACCGGCTGCATACGGTGGTGCACTTCTCCTACCCGTTCAAGTTCGCCAACGGGCAATACCTCGAAGTGGGCGCCGACGCGTACACGGGGCGTTACAAGGTATCCACGGCGTCGGCCACCATCGAGGGGCGCACGTTCACGCCGACGGTGAACGAATCCGATGCGGGGTCGACGGACCGGCGCATCGCCGCGCACGTGGTGTATTACCCGCAACCGTTCGGTTTCCAGGCGGAGTGGACCGTGGGCGAAGGACCGCAACTGGACGTGGCGCGCCGCACGATCCGCACCCGTTCGCTACGCGGAGGGTACGCCCAGTTGATGTACAGGTTCGAAGGCGTGAATGGTGTCTTCATTCCGTACGCGAAGTGGCAGACGTATCGTGGCGCGGCCAAGTTCGATACGAATGCGCCGAAGATGTCGGTGGACGAGCTGGAGGCGGGTGTCGAGTGGCAGCCGTCGAATGCCATCGAACTGGCGGTGGCGTTCGCCAACATGCGGCGTACCGACGTGAGCGCGGCGCCTTATCGTCGTATCGACGGGAAACTGCTGCGGATGCAATTGCAGGTCAATTACTAG
- a CDS encoding LysR family transcriptional regulator produces the protein MGEHIGWEHYRTLLAVLTEGSLSGAARMLGMTQPTVGRHISALEAAFGQTLFTRGPSGLVPTDVALALRGHAEAMRSTAAALEREAFSQGQGIHGTVRISASEVIGVEVVPRALAGLRRDYPALNIELVPTNRVQDLLQREVDIAIRMTPPQQQALVARRVGTVKLGLFAHADYLARHGTPETLDGLAAHSLIGFDDETPFIRAARTRFPRWDRESFSLRSDSDVAQLAMIRAGGGIGICQVALARRDPELVRVLPDDFVFPLDTWVTMHGDLVGSRRCRIVFDAMVACLAAHIDLAP, from the coding sequence ATGGGCGAGCACATCGGCTGGGAACACTACCGCACCTTGTTAGCCGTCCTGACGGAAGGCTCGCTATCGGGCGCCGCCAGGATGCTGGGCATGACCCAGCCCACCGTCGGCCGACATATCTCGGCGCTGGAGGCCGCTTTCGGCCAGACGCTGTTCACGCGAGGCCCGTCGGGGCTGGTGCCTACCGACGTCGCGCTCGCGCTCCGTGGACACGCCGAAGCCATGCGGAGCACGGCCGCCGCCCTGGAACGGGAAGCCTTCAGCCAGGGGCAGGGCATCCATGGCACCGTCCGCATCTCGGCCAGCGAAGTGATCGGCGTGGAAGTGGTACCGCGGGCCCTGGCCGGATTACGCCGTGACTACCCGGCGCTGAATATCGAACTGGTGCCGACCAATCGCGTACAGGACTTGCTGCAGCGTGAGGTCGACATCGCGATCCGCATGACGCCGCCGCAACAGCAGGCGCTGGTCGCGCGCCGTGTGGGTACCGTCAAACTGGGGTTGTTCGCCCATGCCGACTACCTCGCGCGGCACGGCACGCCCGAAACGCTCGACGGCCTGGCGGCGCACTCGCTGATCGGCTTCGATGACGAAACCCCGTTCATTCGGGCCGCCAGGACCCGGTTTCCACGGTGGGATCGGGAGTCGTTCTCGCTACGCAGCGACAGCGACGTGGCGCAGCTCGCCATGATCCGAGCCGGTGGCGGCATCGGCATCTGCCAGGTGGCGCTGGCCCGGCGCGATCCGGAGCTGGTGCGGGTGCTGCCCGATGACTTCGTGTTTCCGCTGGACACCTGGGTCACGATGCACGGTGACCTGGTCGGCAGCCGGCGTTGCCGGATCGTGTTCGATGCCATGGTGGCCTGCCTGGCGGCTCATATCGATCTCGCCCCGTAA
- a CDS encoding helix-turn-helix domain-containing protein: MSRPFDVPGLEDYDLVTLGAALGVCEVDLLTLSPARPRAAISTKTHDGVTYLSAHIDFDVRGSLTVPDDACMLVYLHEAGERSWCQGVSVESDMAVTLLRGTPTDFMFERGTRFTLVIAPYARFRARFMASDHADVDMAAQRLRLFSVHSEHLKRAYRQIRDRVKEADEVAFGPVEDLLDEHIRVALGSSSEERPVASRGRRAHYQVMRRAERFMRANLRRDIYSQELCQAAGASERGLRYAFDDLLGIPPNRYLAMLRLCTAHRSLITAEAGRRSVKSVALSCGMWDLSRFAEKYRSVFGEQPRETLTRSVAAEDLTTAGEYDGW; this comes from the coding sequence ATGAGCCGTCCATTCGACGTGCCCGGTCTGGAAGACTACGATCTGGTCACCCTCGGCGCCGCGCTCGGCGTCTGCGAAGTCGACCTTCTCACCCTGAGTCCAGCGCGCCCACGGGCCGCGATTTCCACCAAGACGCACGATGGCGTCACTTACCTCAGCGCGCACATCGACTTCGACGTGCGCGGATCGCTCACCGTTCCGGATGACGCCTGCATGCTGGTCTATCTGCATGAAGCGGGCGAGCGCAGCTGGTGCCAGGGCGTGAGCGTGGAATCGGACATGGCGGTTACCCTGCTCAGGGGCACGCCGACGGATTTCATGTTCGAGCGCGGCACGCGCTTCACCCTGGTGATCGCGCCCTATGCGAGGTTCCGGGCACGCTTCATGGCGTCGGACCACGCCGACGTCGACATGGCGGCACAGCGGCTTCGCCTGTTCTCGGTGCATTCGGAACACCTCAAGCGTGCCTATCGGCAGATTCGCGACCGCGTGAAAGAAGCCGACGAAGTGGCGTTCGGTCCGGTGGAGGACCTGCTCGACGAGCACATTCGCGTCGCGCTGGGCTCGTCGTCCGAAGAACGCCCGGTGGCCTCGCGTGGCCGTCGCGCGCACTACCAGGTGATGCGCCGCGCCGAGCGCTTCATGCGCGCCAACCTGCGCCGCGATATCTACTCGCAGGAACTCTGCCAAGCGGCCGGGGCAAGCGAGCGTGGGCTGCGTTACGCGTTCGACGACCTGCTGGGTATCCCGCCCAACCGCTACCTCGCCATGCTGCGCCTGTGCACGGCGCATCGCAGCCTGATCACCGCGGAAGCCGGTCGCCGTTCGGTCAAGTCGGTGGCGTTGAGTTGCGGCATGTGGGATCTCTCCCGTTTTGCTGAGAAATATCGGAGCGTTTTCGGCGAGCAACCGCGTGAAACGCTCACCCGCAGCGTGGCGGCGGAAGACCTCACGACCGCCGGTGAATACGACGGCTGGTGA
- a CDS encoding M28 family metallopeptidase translates to MRRLALACLAAFALAACQSHDEDKNAQVPAPGPAKATTAPPPPLPAVANEPHTFTPDITAADFAAHLRVISSDEYEGRKPGTLGERLTTNYLIEQFKRMGLEPGNKGEWVQTVPAVSTELTGQDTLKLDVAEGGGTESFAFGKDMVVGTLQAKADVELKDSDIVFAGYGVDAPEAQWNDFDGIDVKGKTLIVLVNDPGWNGNDPSLFKGREMTYYGRWTYKYEEAARQGAAAVFIVHQTEPAAYGWNVVQSGWATPRLDLPASEDPSPRVPVAGWLTHEAAQRLFAKAGKNFDDLEKQAGVRGFKAVPLDAKANIVLHSNISHSLSNNVIGMVKGSEKPDEAVIYTAHWDHLGRDPSLKGHQIYNGAVDNGTGIAAMLEIAGKFAQDKPKRSVVFAAVTMEESGLLGSQYYVAHPPFPLAKTVADINMDALPITKPTKDMEVTGMGQNDLEDMLADVLKEDGRTISGDASPEKGHYFRSDHFNFAKAGVPALAAGGGVDMVDGGKAAGEAAADDYVKNHYHQVTDVFDLRWDFTGVMQNVTAFYKLGEKLADGDTWPAWKDGSEFKAVREKSLAEGKKKPK, encoded by the coding sequence ATGCGACGCCTCGCCCTCGCCTGCCTCGCCGCCTTTGCCCTGGCGGCCTGCCAATCCCACGACGAAGACAAGAACGCCCAGGTTCCCGCCCCGGGTCCCGCCAAGGCCACCACCGCTCCGCCCCCGCCCTTGCCGGCCGTGGCGAACGAGCCGCATACGTTCACGCCCGACATCACGGCCGCCGATTTCGCGGCCCATCTGCGGGTGATCTCGTCCGACGAGTACGAGGGCCGCAAACCGGGCACCCTGGGGGAGCGCCTGACCACGAACTATCTCATCGAGCAGTTCAAGCGAATGGGGCTAGAGCCGGGTAACAAGGGCGAGTGGGTACAGACCGTGCCGGCGGTATCCACTGAACTGACCGGCCAGGACACCCTCAAGCTGGACGTCGCCGAGGGTGGCGGCACCGAGTCGTTCGCCTTCGGCAAGGACATGGTCGTGGGCACGCTCCAGGCGAAGGCCGACGTGGAGCTCAAGGACTCCGACATCGTCTTCGCGGGCTACGGCGTCGATGCGCCCGAAGCCCAGTGGAACGATTTCGACGGTATCGACGTGAAGGGCAAGACGCTGATCGTGCTGGTCAACGATCCGGGCTGGAACGGCAACGATCCGTCACTTTTCAAGGGTCGGGAGATGACCTATTACGGCCGCTGGACCTACAAGTACGAAGAGGCCGCGCGCCAGGGCGCCGCGGCCGTGTTCATCGTGCACCAGACCGAACCGGCCGCCTACGGCTGGAACGTGGTGCAGAGCGGCTGGGCCACGCCCCGACTCGACCTGCCGGCCAGCGAAGATCCCTCGCCCCGCGTGCCGGTGGCCGGGTGGCTCACCCACGAGGCGGCCCAGCGCCTGTTCGCCAAGGCCGGCAAGAATTTCGACGACCTGGAAAAACAGGCCGGCGTGCGCGGGTTCAAGGCCGTGCCGCTGGATGCGAAGGCCAACATCGTCCTGCACAGCAACATCAGCCATTCGCTGAGCAACAACGTCATCGGCATGGTCAAGGGCAGCGAAAAACCCGACGAAGCCGTGATCTACACCGCCCACTGGGACCACCTTGGCCGCGACCCCTCCCTGAAGGGCCACCAGATCTACAACGGCGCGGTCGACAACGGCACCGGCATCGCCGCGATGCTGGAAATCGCCGGCAAGTTCGCCCAGGACAAGCCGAAGCGCTCGGTGGTGTTCGCCGCCGTGACGATGGAAGAATCCGGCCTGCTCGGCTCGCAGTATTACGTGGCGCACCCGCCCTTCCCGCTGGCGAAGACGGTCGCCGACATCAACATGGATGCCTTGCCCATCACCAAGCCCACGAAAGACATGGAGGTCACCGGCATGGGCCAGAACGATCTGGAAGACATGCTGGCCGACGTCCTCAAGGAGGACGGCCGCACGATCAGCGGCGACGCCTCGCCCGAGAAGGGCCACTACTTCCGCTCCGACCACTTCAACTTCGCCAAGGCGGGCGTGCCGGCCCTCGCGGCGGGCGGCGGCGTGGACATGGTCGACGGCGGCAAGGCCGCCGGCGAGGCCGCGGCCGACGACTACGTGAAGAACCATTACCACCAGGTCACCGACGTGTTCGACCTGCGCTGGGATTTCACCGGCGTGATGCAGAACGTCACGGCCTTCTACAAGCTCGGCGAAAAACTGGCCGACGGCGATACATGGCCGGCGTGGAAGGATGGAAGCGAATTCAAGGCGGTACGGGAGAAGTCGTTGGCGGAAGGAAAGAAAAAACCGAAGTGA
- a CDS encoding NAD-dependent epimerase/dehydratase family protein, producing the protein MTNGSEKQVLVLGASGGIGGEVARHLRDAGWRVKALKRGMDVPERREGIEWSGGDAMSPDYVRQAARGCQVIVHAVNPPGYRHWAERVLPMVDNTIAAAIAERATIVLPGTVYNYGPDAFPSIAEEAPQNPLTRKGRIRVQLEQRLYDATLRGARAIVVRAGDFFGPRAANSWFSQGLVQPGKPIRHIRVPNDAGVGHQWAYLPDVARTMCALLERRDGLEPFARFHMDGHWDADGTALAEAIREVARRHGQTPTISAFPWWLTRLLAPAVPTLRELRELRYLWSEPLRLDNRRLRAVLGEEPHTPLKDAVEATLAGMGCIAPSDTGSTPKRPR; encoded by the coding sequence ATGACGAACGGTTCGGAAAAGCAGGTACTGGTCCTGGGCGCCAGTGGCGGCATCGGTGGCGAAGTCGCACGCCACTTGCGGGATGCCGGATGGCGCGTCAAGGCGCTCAAGCGCGGCATGGACGTGCCCGAACGACGCGAGGGCATCGAATGGTCGGGCGGCGATGCGATGAGCCCGGACTACGTACGGCAGGCGGCCCGGGGCTGCCAGGTGATCGTGCATGCGGTCAACCCGCCCGGTTACCGCCACTGGGCCGAGCGCGTGCTGCCGATGGTGGATAACACCATCGCCGCCGCGATCGCCGAACGGGCCACCATCGTGTTGCCGGGAACGGTCTACAACTACGGCCCCGACGCGTTCCCGTCGATCGCCGAGGAGGCTCCGCAGAATCCGCTGACCCGCAAGGGGCGCATCCGGGTTCAACTGGAGCAGCGCCTGTACGACGCGACCCTGCGGGGCGCGCGAGCGATCGTGGTTCGTGCCGGGGACTTCTTCGGACCGCGGGCGGCCAACAGCTGGTTTTCCCAAGGCCTGGTCCAGCCCGGCAAACCGATAAGGCACATCCGCGTACCGAACGACGCCGGCGTCGGTCATCAGTGGGCTTACCTTCCCGACGTCGCCCGTACGATGTGCGCCCTGCTCGAACGGCGCGACGGGCTGGAGCCGTTCGCCCGGTTCCACATGGACGGCCATTGGGACGCCGACGGAACGGCATTGGCCGAGGCCATCCGCGAGGTGGCTCGACGACACGGACAGACCCCCACGATCTCCGCGTTTCCCTGGTGGCTGACCCGACTGCTGGCCCCCGCCGTGCCTACGCTTCGCGAACTCCGGGAGCTGCGCTACCTCTGGAGCGAACCCTTGCGCCTGGACAATCGCCGCCTGCGGGCCGTCCTCGGCGAGGAACCGCATACCCCGCTGAAGGACGCCGTGGAGGCGACCCTGGCGGGGATGGGCTGCATCGCCCCTTCGGACACGGGCTCGACGCCGAAACGCCCGAGGTGA
- a CDS encoding ABC-2 transporter permease, with translation MKTFYWLVKREFWEHKGGFITAPIVAGIICFLLNAMLIAFGEGHYGGGDFHTNFSMAYNSDNLAQAGAVIDGLLYGVTMMVMIVTAIVVFFYSLGSLYDDRRDRSILFWKSLPLSDTSTVLSKLASAVIFAPAVAVVVGVVAGLALTIMFAGVATFHGFSLWPLLMQAHPIKVMINLVLLIPLYALWALPTVGWLMLCSAWARSKPFLWAIALPVGSGVLVGWWGLMMGNGGFTSLYWRHVVGRLLGGLTPGGWMTETSKLVHFDGDNPASALEKFDLAYHYSALASPPLYLGVLAGVAMIAAAIWFRRWRDDS, from the coding sequence ATGAAAACCTTCTACTGGCTGGTCAAGCGCGAGTTCTGGGAGCACAAGGGCGGCTTCATCACCGCGCCCATCGTGGCCGGCATCATCTGCTTCCTGCTCAACGCCATGCTCATCGCCTTCGGCGAGGGCCATTACGGCGGTGGGGACTTCCACACCAATTTCTCGATGGCCTACAACAGCGACAACCTGGCCCAGGCCGGTGCCGTCATCGACGGGCTGCTCTACGGCGTGACGATGATGGTGATGATCGTCACCGCCATCGTGGTGTTCTTCTACAGCCTGGGCTCGCTGTACGACGACCGACGCGATCGCAGCATCCTGTTCTGGAAGTCGCTGCCGCTGTCGGATACCTCCACCGTGCTGTCGAAGCTCGCCAGCGCCGTGATCTTCGCCCCGGCCGTGGCCGTGGTGGTGGGCGTGGTGGCGGGCCTGGCCCTGACGATCATGTTCGCCGGCGTCGCCACCTTCCACGGTTTCTCGCTGTGGCCGCTGCTGATGCAGGCACATCCGATCAAGGTCATGATCAACCTCGTGCTGCTCATCCCGCTCTATGCGCTCTGGGCACTGCCCACCGTCGGCTGGCTGATGCTCTGCTCCGCCTGGGCCCGCAGCAAGCCGTTCCTCTGGGCCATCGCCCTTCCCGTCGGCAGCGGCGTGCTCGTGGGATGGTGGGGCCTGATGATGGGCAACGGCGGGTTCACCAGCCTGTACTGGCGCCACGTGGTGGGACGCCTGCTCGGCGGACTGACGCCGGGGGGCTGGATGACCGAAACCTCGAAGCTCGTCCACTTCGACGGCGACAATCCCGCCTCGGCGCTGGAGAAGTTCGATCTGGCCTACCACTACAGCGCGCTCGCCAGCCCTCCGCTCTACCTGGGTGTCCTGGCCGGTGTGGCGATGATCGCCGCGGCGATATGGTTCAGAAGGTGGCGTGACGACAGTTGA
- a CDS encoding ABC transporter ATP-binding protein produces the protein MTAVVTANGLTKRYKSQAALDGATFQIGSGRIVGLIGPNGAGKTTALKAILGLTTFDGQLEVLGLDPRKDRDKLMEQVCFIADVAVLPRWMKVGDAVDFVAHTHPRFDRAKCEAFLARTKLQPKQKVRQLSKGMIVQLHLALVMSIDAKLLVLDEPTLGLDILYRKQFYQSLLEDYFDEEKTILVTTHQVEEIEHILTDLMFIRDGKIVLDADMDTVGERFSEVLVSAEFAAAARQLKPLDERQVFGKSIFLFDNVSRPELERLGEVRRPSIGDLFVATMKGTYA, from the coding sequence ATGACCGCGGTCGTCACCGCCAATGGCCTCACCAAGCGCTACAAGTCGCAAGCCGCGCTCGATGGTGCCACCTTCCAGATCGGCTCGGGCCGCATCGTGGGCCTGATCGGCCCCAACGGGGCCGGCAAGACCACCGCGCTGAAGGCCATCCTCGGCCTCACCACCTTCGACGGCCAGCTCGAGGTCCTCGGCCTGGATCCGCGCAAGGATCGCGACAAGCTGATGGAACAGGTGTGCTTCATCGCCGACGTGGCCGTGCTGCCCCGCTGGATGAAGGTGGGGGACGCCGTCGACTTCGTGGCGCACACCCACCCGCGTTTCGACCGCGCCAAGTGCGAGGCCTTCCTGGCCCGCACCAAGCTGCAGCCGAAGCAGAAGGTGCGCCAGCTCTCCAAGGGCATGATCGTGCAGTTGCACCTTGCGCTGGTGATGTCCATCGACGCGAAGCTGCTCGTGCTGGACGAGCCGACGCTGGGCCTGGACATCCTCTACCGCAAGCAGTTCTACCAGAGCCTGCTGGAAGACTACTTCGACGAGGAGAAGACCATCCTGGTCACCACCCACCAGGTGGAGGAAATCGAACACATCCTCACCGACCTCATGTTCATCCGCGACGGAAAGATCGTGCTCGACGCCGACATGGACACCGTGGGCGAGCGCTTCAGCGAAGTGCTGGTCAGCGCCGAATTCGCCGCGGCCGCCCGCCAGCTCAAACCGCTGGACGAGCGCCAGGTGTTCGGCAAGAGCATTTTCCTCTTCGACAACGTCAGCCGGCCCGAGCTGGAACGCCTGGGCGAGGTCCGACGCCCATCGATCGGCGACCTCTTCGTCGCCACCATGAAGGGCACTTACGCATGA